A window of Ciconia boyciana chromosome 9, ASM3463844v1, whole genome shotgun sequence genomic DNA:
gctgtcaaccaacacccccaggtccttttctgccaggcagctttccagccacccttccccaagcctgtagcattgcatggggttgttgtgacccaaatgcaggaccttgcacttggccttgttgaaccccatacaattggccttggcccatggatccagcctgtccaggtctctctgtagagccttcctaccctcaagcagatcaacattcctgtacaacttggtgtcgtctgcaaacttactgagggtgcactcgatccctttgtccagatcattgatcaagatattaaacagaactggccccaacacagagccctggggaacaccgcttgtgaccggccgcccactggagtaaactccattcaccacaactctttgggcctggccatccagccagttctttacccagtgaagagtacacccgtccaagccatgagcagccagtttctccaggagaatgctgtgggaaactgtcaaaggctttactgaagtctagatagacaacatccacagccttcccctcatccactaggtgggtcaccttgtcatagaaggagatcaggttggtcaagcaggacctgcctttcctgaacccatgctggctgggctttatcccttggttattctctacatgccatgcgatggcactcaggatgatctgctccatcagcttccctggcactgaggtcaggctgacaggcctgtagttccccgggtcctccttccagcccttcttgaagatgggtgtcacatttgctaatctccagtcagctgggacctccctggttagccaggactgctggtaaatgatggaaaggggcttggtgagcacatctgccagttcctccagtactctcgggtggatctcattaggccccatagacttgtgagtgtctaagtggtacagcaggtcactaaccattgctccctggattatgggggctccattctggtccccgtccctatcttccaactccaggggctgggtacTCAGAGAAaaattggccctgctattaaagactgaggcaaagaaggcactaagtacctcagccttttcctcatccttggtcactgggttccctcccccatctactaggggctggagattctccttagctctccttttgctgctaatgtatttgaagaagtatttttgttgtcttttacagcagcatccagattgagctctagctcagctttggcccttctaattttctccctgcacagcctcgctacacctttgtaatcctcttgacttgcctgccccttcttccagaggtcatagactcttctctttttcctgagttcgagccagagctctctagtcagccaggccggtcttcttccctgccggctcgtctttcggcacctggggacagcctgctcttgtgcctttaggacttcctccttaaagaatgtccagccttcctggactcctttgccctttagggctgcctcccaggggactctgtcgaccagtctcctaaacaggccgaagtctgccctccggaagtctaaggtagcagttttgctgaccccccctcgccgcttctccacgtatcaaaaactctatcattgcgtgatcactctgcccaagacggcctccaaccatcacatggctcacaagtccttctctgttcgtgaacaaggggtccagcggggcaccttccctagttggctcgctcaccagctgtgtcaggaagttatctgccacacactccaggaacctcctagactgtttattctctgctgaattgtatttccagcagacatctggtaggttgaagtcccccacaagaatAAGGGCTAgtgatcgtgaggcttctcccagatgcttatagaatagtttgtcagtctcctcatcctggttgggtggtctgtaacagactcccaccacaatatctgccttgttggccttccccctgattctcacccatagacactccaccctatcatcaccatcatcaagctctaaactatccagacactccctgacatacagggctaccccaccacctctcctgcctcgcctatccctcctgaagagtttatagccatccatcgccgcactccagttgtgcgagtcatcctACtacgtttccgtgatggcaaccatatcatagttttcctgatgtacaatggcttccaactcctcctgcttgttgcccatgctgcgtgcattggtgtagaggcacttcagctgggctgtcgtccatgtctccttcatagaagaacaccccttgtgtgctttgaggcgtttcactggcatttccctcttggctcctgttgcctcagtatcccctagctcaactctgtttgacttcagctgtgccccagcgtaccccgcacatctcggagacacaggctgagtgccctcgctggcacccgctccctctaaccgtggcacgtcgtccctcagcttccctcaggCAAGTCTGATGatatccccctcccccttcgagtctagtttaaagctctgtcgatgagccccgcaagttcctgagcaaagattctctttcccctttgagaaagatgaatcccatcagacgccagcaaacccggtgctgtgtaggccatcctgttgtcaaaaaaaccaaatccatggcgatgacaccagcTGCGGAGCCgtgagttgatagattgggtaTCTCTGTTCCTCCTAGTGTcgctgcccacaactggaaggagagaggagaaaataacctgtgctccagagtcccttactagccgtcccaaggccctgaagtctcttttgattgccctaggacttcgtgttgcagcgTCGTCACCCCCGATGTagaagagcagtagggggtaatagtcccCCTACTGAAcagcagtagggggtaatagaTATGACACCTCAGGACTACTCTGTTCAGTAAGTTTTCAGCTGTCCTAAAGATTGTTAGTGTCAACCTAGGATGGTAACTGTGAAGACTATGTTGTGAAAACTATTGAGTTTAAGCATCCAAGTGCGCTTCTATATTCAGGATTAGAATTACAAGGCTTGAGTACCCTAACTGTTCTGGGTAAGAGGCTGAGATTTTCAGTCACTTAAACCCAGTATTTGTTgtaaggatttctttttttccttttttccagctgcaaatGGCTACACTGTTACAGATGAAAGGCTCTCAGGCAGAATTTGAGCAGCTGGAACGCTTACAGTCAATGTTAGAACAAAAGAATGGTGAGATAGAAGATCTTCTTATGAAAGTGAGGCAGCTAGAAAAATTTAAGGTATGTGGTCTGTAATTAAGTGGGAAAGTTATAATTGGAATCTAAAACATGAGAATAAGAAGAATTATAAAAACTATCTGAAGTCCATGCTCAGGTTTGAAAAGGGATCCAAAGGCTACTCATACCTTTATTTGATGAAGGTTCTATTTTACAGCTGGAGAACACATACTTCTGAAgttcagagaagcagaaaattctATACCACCCAACCCCTGGTTTGGAGAAACAATGTTTTCTGGGTTCCTGTGTGTAGCACCTTCATATTTTACATAGTTACCTGTAGTGTTTAAATTCAACTACTTGGTCAAAGTTCACTGAGCTATGGCATCTAATTTTTCTCTTGGAAGACATAAccatttcacttttttattgTGTGTACTTAGGCTTTGTCACTTTTTAGTCTCTCAGCTACACTGGATTTCTTGgatatttatttccttaatgTGTCTTAACTTTGCAGTTGAAGCATGCTCTTTTCTAGAAAAACTGAATTGCTTAATCATTCTTGTAAAGCAATTTCTTCAGTCATCTTATGCAACTTGATAGCATCTTGTCAATATTTTGGAAAGTGAGAAATATATGAGAACACCTGTGTGTGCTATTGTAATGTTACTGGTGTTTGTGTTTATATAGAGTGAAAAACTTAGCCTTTCTTACATACTTATGGACTTGATTGGCCCTTTCTTATCACAGCTTTGGAATGTAAACTTAAGTTTCTTAGCTTATGCATTAGGATTATGCTTTCCAGGATAGTGTCCTCTATTGTGCATTTAACCCAAGTGGCACAAAGCTAGGCTTAACCCCTTTTAGTAAGCAATTGAGACAGCTTGATTGCTTTACCAGTTTTGTTGTGTATAAGCTTgatcagtatttatttttgtctctatATCATAAATAAGTAGTGtcaggaaattaaataattgattCAAATAACCGTCAAAAGTACCTGTAGTCAGTGACTGACAGAAGCGTATGAGATTGGTGGGACAGTATTAAATCTGAGTACTacttgttcagaaaaaaacacaaagcaaaaacccCAGTGTTTCACATGTTACTGATGTATTTTATAGAAAGTTTATTGCATTTATGGCATCTTTACTATGAACTAACTTTCTCATGTAGAATATTTAATTGATTTTGAGATTTTGGCTATTGATTAACATGTCTTGTATTCCTTACCTTTGGGGTCCAGCTGCTGAAACCTAGAAATAAAGGCTGAAACAAATTCCCTGTGGGTTAACTAAATATCCtgtattttgaagtaaaaacGAAGATGACTGTTTTGCAATGCTGTTTGAAAACCTTCTGGAGCTGagaacttgctttttttttttttccccccgtgAATGAGAGAACTGTTTCAGTGCTATTTATTTGACTTTTGTAACAAATGAGGAAGTACTCTGAGCAGCTGAGATCTCTTGTATGTTTAAATGCCCCTGTGATGAGGCTTCTTTATagaaacacatggaaaaattCACCGAAGGACTAAGCTAATGTGCTTCTGAAAGGTCACTATTTGACAAcctgacattttttctttatcagacTTTGTATGAGAATATGGAAGAATCCAGAGCTAGTAGTAGCTCCAAAGGAGAGTCTGAAGATGGTTACTATGCAGATTTACTGCAAATGAAACTTGACAACTCAAAGTAAGTACTTAATGGTCTGAGGCATAGAAGTTGGTTGTAGTCTGGTTATCTTCTAGCTGCtacttctcccttttcttgTTACTGGTTGTCTGTATGTAGTCCACTGACTGTATGTGCAGATATGCTTGATGTCTCATTTCCTAATACTGTGGAACCATCCTATGTTCATTATAGGACTaagagttgttttgtttgtcattTTACTTATTGTTGCAAAATATAGGAGCAGAACTATTTTATATTATTGTTGCTTTCTTCTAGAAATGTTGTTAATACTCCTAGATACAAGATAGTtgacaactttaaaaaaaaaataattaaaaattaacctgTAAGGGAGCGGTATGAAGCTTTTTAAAGTCTATAGGctctatatatttatttctcttctaaaaaGAGCCAGATAATAAcacttgaaatgttttattcaacTATTTGAGATGTGTTCTTTGGCTAGTGAATTCCATATCTATTAATTAGAAAGTCCATAGTGTTTGGCCTCAGGACTGTTTTTAAGCCCTCAGGTGAAAGTATTGCACTTCCAGCAGGAGGCAATAGTCTGCTGTGGGAATTCCAGAGAAGTCTGTCACCTCACTGTTGTTGCTATTATGAGAAACTGGCATGAACCAGTtacatatgcatgtgtgtggtGTTCAGCatatagctttgtttttaacGAGCATTATATCTCTGGTAACTAAACTCACTACTCTGTGTCAAGTTCAAGTGAGAACTTTCATTCTACTGAAAGAggtctttttcatttcctactagtgtataaatacaaattttatgtGAAGTCGCTGAATGGTTAGTTGACTCTGTATCTGctgctttacttaaaaaaacaaaaaaaaacaaacaaaaaagcccaacccccaaaaaaccccaacaacaacaccccaaacaaacagaaaaccaacaaaGTCTGAGTGACTGTATAATTTTTCTCCCACCCTAGCAAGGAAATGGAAACCTTGAAAAATGAACTATCCTTGCAGAGGATGAAAGCTCTGTATGAGAGCCAAAGGGTTCTGGAAGTTGAAAGGAAACTCTTCACAAATGAAAGGCATTTGCAAGCTTGTCAGAGTGAGAATATGAACTTGCGTGTTATGCTGGATgagctaaaaatgaaatacgAACCTGAAGGTAAATACTACATttcaatatggaaaaaaaagaataactgGTCTTCTCAACCTTCACAAGTGGAATGACATTAAACAGGAAGACATTGGGTTAGTTCCAGTTATAAACTAATGTTTAAATGGCTGCCTCTTTGATAATAACCTGGTCTAAAAACTGCTGAACTGAAATAGTACAGCCCTACCTTGCTCAAGGACCTTACTTTAGTATGTATACTAATATTAATTGCAGAAGACTAAAGAGTACAAATTATAGTGTTCTAGCTAGATCTGTCTAGCTAGAGTATAGCTAGATAACCATAGTGAAGTAGGTGGGAACAAATTCTCAGGAGGTACTTTTCATAATAGTAGCAGTATCTCTCTATTGATGAGAAGTAGCAGCTTTCTGAATGCAGGTAGCTGATACAAGCTTTGTAATAAGTGCAAAGCATTTAGAGGAAAAACTGTTTAGTAGCTCTAGTTAATATGGATTAAGTTTTGACAACAGAGGTCCACCTGAAAAATGGCTGATACCTGGGTATGTGCAGAAACAATGGAGTTGTAGCCCGTGGAGGAAGATTAATGGGGAACCAGATGGGTGGATTGGTTTTGGTACTTGTGCCTACCCAAAGGATTTAAATTGAAAATCTTAGTTTTGGAAGCTTACCTCAGCAGCctccaaaatggaaataaaataattgagcATATTGATGTAGTTCAGAGCATCTTTTAAAAGCCTTGGTAAAAAGGGAGAGTGGATGGGGAGAAAGAGACTTTTGTCTCTCTTTGAAGCTAACTTCTATCAGGATGCTTACTTGCTGATAACAGATTATATGAAAGTACATTCTTTAAGGGATGTAAATTGTCTATTAAGAATTATTCCAAGGTCTTTAGTCATGTGAAATGTTCTTTATTAGTGTTATTATGACCATATTGATGGACAAGTTAACTCCAGCTTCACTTGTGTACAAAAAgtatattccttttttcttagaaTTACTTAAAGgcactaaaattaaaaagaagagggagaagatTCCAGTGGACAGTACTTGTGAATACTTGGACAGCAAAAATACTTcagcaaaagaagcagctctCACTCAATTGCCAAgtaaggaagaaacaaagatgaCTTCCAAGAACTTGGAGCAAAGTGATGCTTCTCCAAAAAAACACACTCTTGAAGCACCGCCAATAAATATAGCTGTTCAAGCAATGCAAGCAGGAGTTgaacatgaaagagaaagaaagagagttaAAACTAAAGATGAGAATCATGATGCCTTTACTTTGTATAGCAGAAGTGGAAGTAATTCCATGACTTCAGCTGCCCCCAGGTCAGTGTCAGCTTCTGTCTATGGTCAAGGCAATCATCACAGacctgcttctcttttctttcgCTGCATGAACTATGCTATCcacttctttatttattttctcagtgttgCATGCAGTGTAATTCCTCGGCTCCGGCTGCCTACGTTGAACCTCTCAAAACCTTTTAGAAAGACTAAAATGGTGACTAATGAAAAAGACTCTTGAAACTGTAACAATCTTTGAAATTCCCATTACTTGAAAATGTTTAAGGTGTGCAGATAGCATGACAGTTCACTTAGTTTGCTCTAACTTCAGAAACAGGACTGTTTTCTTGGTCCCTTCAAAGCTGACACACAACTGTGTTACATATCAAAGTAGCAAAGGCAATAGGTATCATGCTTCAGTTTCATACCTAATTTCAGCACTCATCAACTTTCAGATTTAGCTAAAAgcctaaaaattatttaaattaagcaATTCTTAACCTGAATTGGGTTAACAAAAGTTGCGTTGTACCAGGCAATAGACCATTAATTATGCTATTTGTGTTGTCAGACAACTGACTTCCATAATCTGGATGCATGATAACTAGAAACACAACTGCTAAACTAAGATCAAGTTTTTCCCCTGAACTGagaaattaagttattttttgaTAGATGGTAAAGTAACTTAGTACAGTAATTAGCTCCAACTTTTTTATCTTGGTGAAAGgaatgctgaatttttttttttccagctggtgCTTTTGTATTCTGTTCATATTCATAATCTTAGTAAACACATGTTGGAGTgtttggggggagaagaaaaaaatctgggatAGTCTAGATGTTTTGAGCTTACAACTTGCTAATGTCTGCTagtaaaaatagtttattgAATCTAGAGCAACAGCAGCTTCAAAGATGGAGGAAGGCATAACACATGGATATCTGTACAGTATATCCAAAACTAACGGCATTCAGAAGTAATTGGATTGATATTTTGACTTTCAGATCAATTATTCAAGGTTGCATTGGATGCAATTAGCAGATTTAAAGTAACCAAACGGAACAATCTTCTGAAATAGTCTGGAAAGAATATGGCAGAAATAGCAGTGTAAGTAGCTATGTTAAAATATGCAGGGACTGTTGTTGAGGAGGAAAGACCAGGGAGGTCAAACATGGGTGGTGAAAGTTGAGAGGAAAGACTGGATAATTTAGTGATGGTATTGTGTTTTGACAGTGTTCTGTACATTATAAAAGAACAGATAGCATGTAACCTGGGTGTGAAAAGTTTAACttattttctcatatttcttCTGGAAAGGAAGATGCAGTGTCTGCCAACAGGAAGTTGTTGGAAACAATTTATGTGAACTGAAGGGGCAAACCTACCAGAGAGAGGGGGTGAggagaggaaattattttatgaggTTGATGTTTGAAAACAGAGTGGATGGAAAaggtggaagaggaagatgaagtcATAGTTCAGAGGGAGGGTTCTAATCTTGCACCCATTGCTGCTGGTTCAAATAAGGAATAAAACAtcagtagatttaaaaaaataaaaaccaccaacacaacaacaaaaaagctacAAGACTCCTTATAAGCTTTAAAGTTGTTTTCAATGGTGGTATGAACCTGTAAAAGGCAAATCCAGGCAGGAGGTTCTGTTCATGTTCCCAATTGTGTTAATGAACTACGAAATCCCATGTTAATGATGTTGTTAAGATAACATTGAGGATTTACTTAAACCTGATCTGTTACTATTTATTATGAAATAGGAAGTCATGATAAAATCTGAGTGTATAAGAGGTTGGGTTTCTAAACACTAAAAGATTCTCTGGACTGTTCTGTGATGGATGTGGCCAAACCCTACGTAGGAATACAGCTAAATACAAAGGCACAAAAAATATTGGCAACTTGAGCAGGAATGTGGACCTGAAAAGGAGAGTTTGGGGGAGTAAAAAATAATTGGCATGTTCATGGTGGATAATGTTAGTGTTTCACGTTGCGTTCAGTAAAATGTGATGTTCTGGCTGAAAAGGCTATTGTGGTCATTGGGGGTTATTTTTGTAACTGGAGTAGTTTTTTGTGCAGTAATTACTCTAGCTCTGTCATTATTAGTCCATGAAATGTGGCAGTGAAAAGAGCCATAGTAACTGTGAAGGGATTGCAAACTTCACTTCTAGAAAATGGTGTTTGAAAAGCTTTGTCATCTTGGCTTAGGAGGTGATGAAGAAGTGGTCAGAAGTGATCTGTATGTATTTAAGGGTGACAGATTTCCTTGTTTGAAGAGTCTTGCTTGCTAATGTGATTTAGCAAGGTAAAGCTAGGTAACTCTGAACTAATAGCATATGTATATATCTGCAGTGCGTGTGTATATACTTACAAAAGTTTAAAGCAAGTAAACATTGGAATACTTTATTAGGGGATGGTACTGATTAGGTTATGGTATGTGAGTGTTGAGAACATAGTAGTTGAGACtaaagctttaaatatttaagtgatTATTTGTAATAGTTAATTACTATTGTAATTCAGGCAAGGCAAAGGTTATAGGTAGCGATAACTTCTGTTAGGCCAGCTGgtctataaaaaaaatacacttctgtattgaaatgctttttttcacttctgcaacTAAAATGGCAAATTCCAGCCCTTGCTGCCCAACTTAGTTTGCATTTAGATTTGAGGTGGTTTGCTTTAGTTTGATCGAAAGAAGGGCTTGTGTGCCTAAGAGcttatttgctcttttaaattatttagttGGATTACATATACCAAATCTACCTCATTTGGACTTT
This region includes:
- the SPDL1 gene encoding protein Spindly isoform X1, which produces METETILSLRHQLKEAENERRKAAQYGLHLLESQSEVQNQLDQTRRELTEKTEKYEQEKYSLQREIELKNRMLESLSFECDSLKQQQNMQLDKQKEQLARVYGQEISDLKNKLENLKAELDETRLSEKQLRHKVDHQKEIIAAKSEELHMMSERVHETMSSEMLNLQIELTELESVKANVEEKLNELQYSKEQLELINSNLRNQLERLQGEKEEREKEVVSYCNALEKAREANQELQVQLDHAMQQSLDPTSKGNSLFAEVEDRRAEMERQLISVKIKYQSLQKQHAFTREQLQRMKLQMATLLQMKGSQAEFEQLERLQSMLEQKNGEIEDLLMKVRQLEKFKTLYENMEESRASSSSKGESEDGYYADLLQMKLDNSNKEMETLKNELSLQRMKALYESQRVLEVERKLFTNERHLQACQSENMNLRVMLDELKMKYEPEELLKGTKIKKKREKIPVDSTCEYLDSKNTSAKEAALTQLPSKEETKMTSKNLEQSDASPKKHTLEAPPINIAVQAMQAGVEHERERKRVKTKDENHDAFTLYSRSGSNSMTSAAPRSVSASVYGQGNHHRPASLFFRCMNYAIHFFIYFLSVACSVIPRLRLPTLNLSKPFRKTKMVTNEKDS